A single Metarhizium brunneum chromosome 5, complete sequence DNA region contains:
- the tcsA_1 gene encoding Two-component system protein A, whose translation MQETRLSAEAGSEQADCAALGIDSFWDATPVPTLVVSRCYRVKSASRSIETSWNRSTKDLIGRDIFDVLYGGSVLERFDRIPLASAIENAIASRALRLCPNAYKEGETSWSARIIPLFKNEELQLLVMEFDQEETLFSKDASHDGSATDRLNDEMFRLLVHAVKDYAIFLLDTRGYVATWNTGAELLKGYKREDIIGRHFSSFYGDEDLRAGKPEHELMTCLRQGRVEDEGWRYRQDGSKFWANVVITAVYRHGVHIGFGKVTRDLTERRENELRLIAAYEESSRLKNDFLANVSHEIRTPMHGLLSACALLLDTTLSEDQRETANMIAESGQVLLGVINSILDYSKLASGTFSITPEVFGVGGLVASVVRTAQTTLMPGVDMKLRLAPDLPRLARGDQLRFRQIVQNIIDNAAKFTDAGCISVSCSVREETETAYSILTEVTDTGIGVKNSAIKDLFQPFMQSEGSINKRFQGTGLGLSIAKSLAVLMGGDLGYRPNPLRQGSVFWFAVRLDKTTTTTGEQPDDADKTPSSHLSTGEAALGSDDAAAALARWKKAGSTMRILVVEDNIINQKVLVGTLHSFGLSNIAVASDGAQAAAMVNQAQGEFAMVLMDVSMPVMDGFEATASIRRLGSSVPIVAMTANALHGYREKCIRCGMDDYVPKPVGRNVLLQKLLLWLDPKKRPQPVRPAVEMDLLETPPVTPSETSEIGSGG comes from the coding sequence ATGCAGGAAACGCGGCTCTCTGCCGAAGCCGGCTCGGAGCAAGCTGACTGTGCAGCGTTGGGCATCGACTCCTTCTGGGATGCGACTCCCGTCCCGACTCTTGTTGTGTCTCGGTGCTACCGCGTTAAAAGTGCCTCTCGGAGCATCGAAACCAGTTGGAACCGCAGTACCAAGGACCTCATCGGCAGGGACATTTTCGATGTTCTATATGGGGGCTCGGTACTGGAGAGGTTCGACCGCATACCTCTTGCCAGCGCCATCGAGAATGCCATCGCCAGCCGGGCCCTGAGGTTGTGCCCAAACGCATACAAAGAGGGCGAAACATCCTGGTCAGCACGCATCATCCCCCTATTCAAGAATGAGGAGCTGCAGTTGCTGGTCATGGAGTTTGACCAAGAGGAGACCCTGTTCAGCAAAGATGCCAGCCACGACGGATCCGCGACGGACCGGCTGAATGACGAAATGTTCCGGCTCCTCGTgcacgccgtcaaggactACGCCATTTTCCTCCTCGACACGCGCGGCTACGTGGCGACGTGGAACACGGGGgccgagctgctcaaggGCTACAAGAGGGAGGACATCATCGGGCGGCACTTTTCCAGCTTctacggcgacgaggacctgCGCGCCGGCAAGCCCGAGCACGAGCTGATGACGTGCCTGCGCCAGGGACGGGTGGAAGACGAAGGCTGGCGGTACCGCCAGGACGGCAGCAAGTTCTGGGCCAACGTGGTCATCACGGCCGTCTACCGCCACGGCGTGCACATTGGCTTCGGCAAGGTGACGCGGGACCTGACGGAGCGCAGGGAGAACGAGCTGCGGCTGATTGCCGCCTACGAGGAGAGCTCGCGGCTCAAGAACGACTTCCTCGCCAACGTGAGCCACGAGATACGCACGCCCATGCACGGCCTGCTCTCGGCGTGCGCGCTGCTCCTCGACACGACCCTGTCCGAGGACCAGCGCGAGACGGCCAACATGATTGCCGAGTCGGGCCAGGTGCTGCtcggcgtcatcaacagcatcCTCGACTACTCGAAGCTGGCGTCGGGCACCTTTTCCATCACGCCCGAGGTGTTTGGCGTCGGGGGCCTGGTCGCGTCGGTGGTGAGGACGGCCCAGACGACGCTGATGCCCGGCGTGGACATGAAGCTGCGACTGGCGCCCGACTTGCCGAGGCTGGCGCGCGGAGATCAGCTGCGGTTCCGGCAAATCGTGCAGAACATCATCGACAACGCGGCCAAGTTCACAGACGCGGGGTGTATATCCGTCTCGTGCTCCGTGAGGGAGGAGACCGAGACGGCGTACTCGATCCTCACCGAGGTCACGGACACGGGGATCGGCGTCAAGAACAGcgccatcaaggacctgTTCCAGCCGTTTATGCAGTCCGAGGGCTCCATCAACAAGCGCTTCCAGGGGACGGGTCTCGGCCTATCCATAGCCAAGTCGCTGGCCGTCCTGATGGGCGGCGACCTGGGATACCGACCGAACCCGTTACGCCAAGGCAGCGTATTCTGGTTCGCGGTGCGGCTCGACaagacgacaacgacgacggggGAGCAGCCCGACGACGCGGACaagacgccgtcgtcgcacTTGTCCacgggggaggcggcgctgggcagCGACGATGCGGCCGCCGCGCTGGCGAGGTGGAAAAAAGCAGGGAGCACGATGCGCATCCTGGTGGTGGAGgacaacatcatcaaccaaAAGGTGCTGGTGGGCACGCTGCACTCCTTTGGGCTCAGCAACATTGCCGTCGCCTCCGACGGCGCccaggcggcggccatggtgaaCCAGGCACAGGGCGAgtttgccatggtgctcATGGACGTTAGCATGCCCGTCATGGACGGGTTCGAGGCCACCGCGAGCATCAGGCGGCTCGGCAGCAGCGTGCCCAttgtggccatgacggccaacGCCCTCCACGGGTATAGGGAGAAGTGTATCCGGTGCGGGATGGACGACTACGTCCCCAAGCCGGTGGGCAGGAATGtgctgctgcagaagctgctgctgtggctggACCCGAAGAAGCGGCCGCAGCCTGTCCGGCCGGCCGTGGAGATGGACTTGCTTGAGACGCCGCCCGTGACGCCCTCGGAGACGTCTGAGATTGGCAGCGGCGGGTGA